In Cicer arietinum cultivar CDC Frontier isolate Library 1 chromosome 7, Cicar.CDCFrontier_v2.0, whole genome shotgun sequence, the genomic window aattaattttatgtttgttcgaatttattaatcaaattataagCTTTTTTGTCACCTAactatttattactttattgtgttatcaaattaataataatttatgtagAAACAGTTGTATTTATCACATTATTAATTGAATGATTTGGTATACTTGAAAAAGAGTTGTCATCCATCCATGTAAGTCTCAAGCTACAACTTGACCAATTTATAAAAAGATAAGATTTTTGTGAAAATACAATATAGCTCTCAACATAGACTAGAAATTGTAAGCTCAAATTACAAGTGAAAAGTTTTCAATAGAAAGTATTTTGAATATGAAATCACTTAAATGCACtcaaaattgtttattgatatttttgcaGTGTGATTGTTCGATAATTTGTTAGCTCCTTCATTtgcattattttttaagttcaCAAGAATGATGTCGTTggttataattttaattgttacagATAATGTCATGCATAACTTGTATGATCTTGTATTTTTAGGACAGCTAaatgaatttcaaaattgatttcttAAACTTGTCATTTTGTGTTAGATAATCTTCGTCACAAAATTCCTTTGCTCAAGAGGAATCTTTAATGTTTGTAGAAGATTAAGTGAACTTTAAGATACATCTCATtgtatgaaaataattaattttctagaGGAATGAAGTAACAACTATTCACATCTTTTGCTTGATATGCTTCTATGAAAGGATTGACACAAACAGACGATTGAATTTTATTGAAGTGTTGATCAGAGAGGATATActtgtaataaaaaattgactttTATCATAAAGTTGACGAGAGAATGAACTTTATTGGTTGAATGATAAACTCAATTGTACATCAGAACAGTAAGAAGATACACTTCATTACTAGAATGTTAACTAGTTGATTTATTGAATTGACTATTAGAGGAACCAAATATTGTTCGTGTTTATTCATATGAAACACTCAAATACTCATATATAAGAGGATATGCACACTTAGAAACATagagtataaattatttttttatattttttgttatcattaaaatcaaaattaatattcgtTGTCCATCAAACTAACTTAATTCTCataattttctcaatttttacGATGATAAATATCTATTAGTGCAAacgtaataatatttaaataattaaaaaattattaagtcaACAATAGTAAGATAGTCAATAGCTTCCACTTATGAAAAACTTGGCAACtttgacattttttaattaaaaaaatagataaaggtcttttctaaaatattatgaaaaatgtaaatagaggtccAGTTATTCATTATCTCTCCGATCTATCCAACCATAAATTCATCCAATTCATTTAACCATAAACTCATCCAATCCATCCCCTAACTAATATAAGTTTAATGGATTGGATCCaatccattcaattttttttctctttcaaaatccaattgataacatagtttaattttaataaaaattcattggattacatttttaaaaaaatatttaattttaagaaaatattatatatttattttaaaaaaatattttttatttatgaactattttaaaaattgttttttatagttattttaaaactaattaattctaaaaatagtttgatttattgtgtttcaaaaactgatttaaaatttgctattttaaaaactatttttagaaaaatcagaatttttaaattttatttttattactaatatctataatatatttgaaaacacaatttttattactaaatgaatttttttaaaaaataataatttattaattattaatttaaatagggTGGACGTTGGTTGTGGCTGCCAGGCGCCAGCTACCAccctttttatttaattattaattaataaattaattatctatttaaaaataataataataaactgttttttaagaataatataattttttaaaattacattttaaaatattttaaaaacagcaattttctgtattttttaatattttagaaacatttttatatttaaaaataatataaaaatattttacaaatattttaaaataataattttataaaataataaattaattaattttaaaaataacaaaagttattatttagttttttctacaacaaataaaaccactaatattattattattgtatataatttattataatattaaaaaattattaagtggATTGAATGGATATTCATccattaatatgtgataatggATTGATTGGATATCATTGATTCTTAATGAATGAATTTGATTGGATTTTTTTAAGAACTTTTAGTGGATTATAAATggattattttgatttatttattataatataaatttatatttattcaatCTATAAATTTTGCCATTTTTAATTGCagtcatataaaaataattcatattaataaaaactaaaaatacatttaaatttaatatttatctattttttttagaaaatatgataaattgaaCCATAATTAACTTACACAACTGTGAGATCTCGAATTCGAATCTAAAACAAATCGTTTAATAtgacaatatcaatatttatcaattaaattaaaattaaaaaacatttcataattatatttatccaCAATATTATGCAGTGAAATAGTTATtagaaaatttaaagaaaaatgggTCTTTTAGATTTGTCGAGAATAAAGTTGAGTTTTAGGGGTTTTGTACGGGTATAGAAGTATAATAACATCCTCTCACTTTTGAAAGAGTCAAGGAGACGACCAAACCATGTCGATAGAATTTCTATATGGACAGTTTTACCCTCGAGAGTTGTTTCTGCGAAAGTCACAGGCAACTAGCCAAATAATTCCAATTCCCATCCAACACATCTCTCACTCACTCTTTTCCTAATCCTTCCTTCCTTGTCTTCTATCAATACCCTCTCCTTCTCGGAAACACGCCTCAATTAATTCTTCTCCCTTTTCAATTACTATATATACCTAATTCCCTTCTTTACAATTTCTAATTCATCTCTCAACTTCAGTACTCTCTCTTTCTTGCTTCAACTCTTTCACTATGACATCACAAAATCAACAGTCTCATTTCCATGATGACCTTCCTTTCATGGCCAACAAGCTTGGTGGAGATGGTCTAATAGATGAGCTGTGCAATGGGTTCAATCTTTTGAAGGATTCAGATAAAGGGGTCATCACTTTTGAAAGCCTGAAGAAGAATTCAGCTTTGTTGGGATTGCAAGGTTTAAGCGATGAAGATCTCCAGTCTATGCTTATGGAAGGTGATTTTGATGGAGATGGGACTCTTAATCAAATGGAATTCTGTGTTTTGATGTTTAGATTGAGCCCTGAACTTATGGAGGAATCTAAATTGTGGTTGGAAGAGGCCCTTCAACAATAACTTcaacatcattttttttctttgttcgTGACTCGTGGGAAGAAAATGAGACAAAAATGAATGATAAATGACATTTTTCTCCTTGTATATTCCTCATATAAATTCGATTATTATCCCCATACGGGTGCTTTAGTTAACAAGAGATGAGATGTGATTTTATACCTCTAATTCAAACATTTGTTTAATGATAAAAGATCATTTAACTTCGATACATATTATTCTATtcgttttttttcttattttgaagaatattatTCTTGTCTTGATTATACACAACttcacatttattaaaaaattagtcaATCCAGGGATCCTCACATGGTTATAGGAAAATAGACATGAATTAACTTAGGTATGAGAATGTATCATTGACGAATGacctataaaatttaattagtacAATCCATACCAACAAGATTTATCTTATATTTGATAATTCATAACATAAGAACTAGATAGCtaagtgatattttaaaaagtttcttGTAACACTCCGAAATTTAACAAcacgagtgtatttttttatttcaaaacaaattcataaaaacgaagaaataaagaatgaaatacttttggataaatatttaagttataacATAACGaaaaagtcaataaatatttacaagcagcgaaatagtttttgaaaaaaaaatccaaagtattcaaacatcaaaatacaccgaggctatgaggcctatcagaatagctcatacccctggggtattctcggcagagctgtacaaaagcactgccccaagaatttgaactttccccacgtcacatcaaaaagtggaacaTGGACACATTAAAAGAAAAGACATCAAACAGTTTAAGCatagatacaatcttccaaaatgaaataaatacattttttttcttattttgaagaatattatTCTTGTCTTGATTATACACAACttcacatttattaaaaaattagtcaATCCAGGGATCCTCACATGGTTATAGGAAAATAGACATGAATTAACTTAGGTATGAGAATGTATCATTGACGAATGacctataaaatttaattagtacAATCCATACCAACAAGATTTATCTTATATTTGATAATTCATAACATAAGAACTAGATAGCtaagtgatattttaaaaagtttcttGTAACACTCCGAAATTTAACAAcacgagtgtatttttttatttcaaaacaaattcataaaaacgaagaaataaagaatgaaatacttttggataaatatttaagttataacATAACGaaaaagtcaataaatatttacaagcagcgaaatagtttttgaaaaaaaaatccaaagtattcaaacatcaaaatacaccgaggctatgaggcctatcagaatAGCTCATACctctggggtattctcggcagacctgtacaaaagcactgccccaagaattttaactttcCCCACGTCACCTCAAATtgtggaacatggacccatcaaaagaaAAGACATCAAACAGTTTAAGCatagatacaatcttccaaaatgaaataaatacaatcacaaaagaaagacatctagtccttatacaaccacctaatctgatcatgctacaaacaCTAAACAAttcgggtgatctccacgcgccccgcaagatcctcctgacaaaGCTTCGGTCAGGTATATCTAACTACACGTCCGTCTCCAAAGTATTAACCGGTAGGACGATTctggttctcatatgagggaaaaacccagatttccacaataattgtaaagggtcaccaaccaaaattaacaaataacacttagcaaaattcttatattttcaaatgctcaaaagaacctttcgtcttagcatactcctcaaaaggattttcatatgtccaaaaatgcatatacaatgttgaaaaatgaagttttgacaaaCTGCATGTCATAGCGGAATACAAttgagaaaatgcagattttcaattctaaaatggctctaaattaatcaacacttcaaacattaatgttatcaattatgaacacataattaacaccaaattaatctccacaaattcacacctcaatcacacatcgaatattcattaaatcaattatgaacacataattaacaccaaattaatctccacaaattcacacctcaatcacacatcgaatattcattaaatcaattatgaacacataattaacaccaaattaatctccacaaattcacacctcaatcacacatcgaatattcattaaatcaattatgaacacataattatatcaaaacttaatcaacccaacttcacacctcaaagcaattacggaaaatcacaacaacaaccgaatatgtatatacaatcatcatagtataacaaacatgactcgcgtgccaaacactctaatgcaatgcgtatatgccaaaatgcatgattccggaattccaaaccaaaactcTCCTCGAATGGCttaatcataattgtacagcctctcacagaccagtactaattaccaaagtgcaatctctcacatatcaacacgatttactagtgtgcagtcgctcacaaactagcacgacatacaagagtgcagtcgctcatagaccagcacaatttactagcgtgcagtctctcatagaccagcacgacatacaagagtgcagtcgctcacagaccagcacgaaatacaagagtgcagtcgctcacagaccagcacgactTTCTAGAGTtgaatcgctcacagatcaacacattaTAGAGTACAAtatctcacagatcagcacgacgcgacaatccctgcaaggataagatgaaccaacaattcacatgacatcatctcgtggcccatcacggtcaccactatcaccatggccccatcgcggttaCCAtatactatgaaatgcatgagcatactcttactcttttcaccacaatcattaagtaaatgcagctactAAAAGATCCCcctttttttaatactcatttaacactaacgatttttcaaattcaccacagagcatactcaaacacatcaaattctATCTCCACGATTTCACACCAAATTTACTCATAAATCGCCAATTTTCAAAACTCCATATTTTCACACATAACCCACCAAATTCATTTTCCATAAACCCatataaatcacatctccaaaaattcataataatcatTATGAGCACATAAATCACATCAACCGCAAATCACCACAACCGGCACCTCAAACACAcatcaaacattcataatatcaattatgaacaaataatcaaattaaatttaattctcCCCAAATTCAACATAAATCACCCATATTAATCTccaaaactttcaaatattaatcatcaaattTATTCTCCACaaatttcaaccataaatcacaaaattcaaaactccacatcttcaaacattaatcatcaaattcaatctccaaaatattcaaccataaatcaccacaacaacattaatatatcagagttctccccaccgctaactcggtgccaaccgtctcgattccttttcgagactcaaggagctaactacataaacataaatatttataaaaatttgttgacaataaaattaatctaaacacaacaaaattcccaaaattaaatctttctcacacaccaaacttttaaaaccaaataatctatattatttagttaaaactaaataaaacaaatattgttcaaatttcacatacaccacgactattaaagcaccaaaaattttgagttaataaaatactctaatatttttttttctttttaaactcagttcaagagtaattaaaatagtaacattttaaactctagcCCTTTTTAATTTCCATCTATCTTTTtactcaaactctttaacttagttaaaatttgaatttttttttcacaactttaacaactctaaattttttgtaaaatttcagcttcaattcaaactcatttatttgaaaacaactcattacgcaactcaaacacatcaaatttaattaattcaatatccacaaaatccacacctaaatcacatctcaaaaattcataatattaattatgaacatacAATTTACACCCAACATTAATCACTACAAAACACACctcaaaacaaatcaaattcaaattcaactaattcacacataaacaaattaaattcattttccacaattttacacctaaaatacatcaaatttatattccacaaaatcacaaataatgtcctaaatgcaaactaaaagtttggaaggagcccttacctccgtTGTAAGTTTAACAACCGATTTTGACACCGCGATTAATTACGGTAAAAAATTTCGTTCGCGCCGTCACTTCCAtagttggctcactagcaccgtagcgtggagaGAAGTGACTTTTCCTTCTGTCACTTCACGAAATAAAGCTTAGAAGTCAAAGAAAAATGGAGgtttatatttgagtttttgaagaaaaaccAAAACTTTGGTTTGGGGTGGAAACACAGAAGGAAAAGAAGGAAGACACGGCTATAGAGGGAAAAACCATCACAATTACGCCTGTCACCTCACATCACATCACAAaccacttttttaaaaaaatatttactcttGCCGTAATTTAATGGACAAatgaatttttctaaaaaatactacatctcagaaatttttttcttcgacATAAGAACTACATAGCtaagtgatattttaaaaagtttctcATAAAACATGTGAGTGAAAATGAAGCAAACTGAAAAGACCCATTTGATTTGTGAGAACAATAGTCTTAAAAGTAGTCTTAAATGTTACAACCAGTCCATAATAGAACATTGTAGTTATGTGTTGTATTGAATAGATAACTACAAAGTTCTATTATAATGACAAACAAAATTCTAATTGATTATGGGCAATAAATGGTTCAAGAAGGTTTGCAAGACCCTGAACTTAGGTGTCAGCGGATCGAGAAGGTTTCCTTAATGTTAGTTCTAAGAGTTTAACCACTTCATATTTGCAAGAATTCTACTCACCATTTTCCATTATCATCACACTAATAAAGATAACATAAAAGGCCCTCTTGAAAGCAGCAACAAAAATCAGAATACATTCAGAGACCATATACACTAGTCAGTAAAAGGAAAGTTGTGGTTCAGCAAGCAGAATCTGTTTCAGTTCTCCATGGAAGCTCAAGTTATATTGAACTGTTTCAGTTCCCAAAAACCAAGTCCCTTCTCTGCTAACAATTTAAGACAGCATATATTCAATTCTATAGCAGGTGAAATAAAACTCAGTGCCAATTATGATTCATATATGGAAGATAACGAAATAGTGCAACCATCAATTTTACTCAATAGTCACGAGCATCAAAACTTTCTTGAATAATTATATGGTGCTATTTAACTGGCCTGATTGTCATTTAATACTAAATTATAGCTTCAATGTTGTACTTAGATGTCTAGTGAACTCGTGACAAAAATAGAATAATCAACAAATCTTCTATGGTATAGAAAGTAATCATTTGTCCAAAATTAATTCATCTGTGGTACTATCATTTGTTAATTGTTATTAATCATATAAGTAATAcactattttgataaattaaggAAACATGTATTATGGTTAATTGAGAAATAGATTTTATTTCAgtccaataaaaaaattctcaacttcttgataattaaaaaaaaaggataaaataaattttatttttgtccaataaaaaaattctctagtcaataattttttttacaatattgcTACCAACACCCCCCCAAATTACTATTCACACtcctcaaaataaaataaaaataaaaatgcccAAAATAGCCCTGCCATCAATGTTACACATTTATTATCTCATAACTCACATTTATCAACTTTCATCACACCTCATAAGTCACATGCAAAAATCATCATACCTCACTAACCAAAactcaaaatcattaaaaagtTACATCACTCACTCATAACCTACAACACATCAGTTTGATCATCACATTGTGGTTAAAACTACATAAAAAGGTATGTTTATTGCTCTGTATTTTGGTTcgtattttttttgtaaatctggagattttacgtgaactcagttcacgtacgttctGTAGTtacgtgaacttagttcacgtatgttaaaaaaaaattaaaaatctcagACTTTACGCAATTTGAATTTACGTACatatacgtgaactcagattgCGTAATCAATGAAGTTTGAAACTTGAATCCTCATAGTGTACGCAATCTGAATTCACGTACACCTACATGAACTAAGATTGCGTAATCATTGAATGCTGAATAATAAGCCATGTACGTGAACTGAAATTGCGTAAACATCTCAGTATATACgcaatcttaattcacgtaTGTGTGAATTAAGATTTGGAAATCGTTGAAGATTGAAAATCAAACAAACGCGAACTCAATTTCACGTAAGTTTACGTGAAGTGAATTCACGTACGTGTACGTAAACTGAGTTCACGGATATTTTCTAGAATTCAGTTTACGTAAACCTACGTGAACTTAGTTTATGTAAACTTACGTGAAATTGAATTCACGTAAATGTTAGCAAAATCTTGAATATGGTTAATGATGATTGACGAAGATTGATGGtgattgatgataattaaagatgattgatgatgattgatgaagatgGTTAATGATAATGAGAAGGAGCTGGTAATTtgggaatattaattttttaaaatatttgcgGGGTGTGGGTAGTAAATTAGGGAGTGTTGGTAgcaatattgtttttttttttttattcactttaaatccttattttgaaaagattcttttctaaaaaaaagttgatatttttagtccctttaaaatcaaataaagattaaaagtgaataaatttttttatggacTAAGTTTAAAAGGTCCTAattttataaggattaaaaatatactttttttttataaaaaattcaccaaaattttattatattataaaaaattggaacTTCACCAATTAAGCCCTTATGCTATTGGGCCGCTTGCACAGCACAACCCAATAGCCGGAGCTATCTATACCACATACAAAACCAAATTACGAATTATGTAACTATGGTCACATATGCCCAACAACCATCATTTGGGGTTCTGTTTTGTACTAATCTATTTGACCACGTCCTTTGCCTTTGACGCTTGAAAGTTTGTTTGGTACCAATCCATTGGACCACTTGATCGACCTAAGATGATAGTGAAGATCGGCACCTACTCAGAATCGagtatatattgaaaaaaacaCAAGTTCCATATAGATAAGAGATATAGCTCAAGAAGATTTTATAAAGAGATGTATCTCTCACTTTATAAATTGTCGGTTTTATAAGGATGAGTTAGACACAATACACAACCCaatatggtatcagagcttACTCGATCTAAACACCCACAATTTATATACACGCACCAACCTCAATAATGTTAGGCTTCCAACTCCCATATAATAAGACTTTATAAGAGATACATTCCTACCCTTAAAATCCGATGTTGTAGAGGTGAGTTAGACCCAATGTAAAACCCAAGAGTATACATAAAGATACTAAGCGCACTAACCAATGTAGAAGACAATTGAATGAATAGTAAAAGAGTCAACTAAGGCACATGCCACTCTATTTTATATTGTCCCAATGATCAACAAGTACAAGAAAATTAGATGGAGACTACACACCTAATTAAGGTCGGATTAGAGACACGTGTTAGCCCAATCCTAATTATAGAATCACTATATTAACTAAACGATGATGAAAAAGAcaatcatttatatattatgtcAGAGGAGCTTCTATGATAAATTCACAAATTAAAAGATTTTGGTACATTTAATCTATAAACtaacattatttttatgagtCAATGAGCTACTTATTGACTTTTGCATTAAAAAAACCATTTCATAAGAAAAGACATAATTTCTTTGTTAAtaagttttataataatttttttatgtatatcataaaaatattcaatattcatTGCTATGtgtaataaaatttcaaaaaaataatccaTAAATTATAGTCCAACAGAcgaatatcaaaattattagattagatatcatgttattttttataaataatatttaattattataactatataaattacagaaaaaattttaaaataaaaagcttaTTTAACTATTAATCTAAAAATCAATTGTTTATATAAGTATCAAATTTACTCATAATTGTAAAAATTCTGAAATTATAGATACTCATCTGAAaggaaatataaataaaaataaactgaaaaattaatatacataATCTTATATTTTATCGTATTAAGTTAGCCGccactaaattttttaaaagattttgatgTCGGCATCAAAAgactattaatttaaaaataaacatatcattcgttttgacaaaaaataatatcGAAATTTTAGGCATACCCGTGTAAATTCGTCACAAGTGACGTCAAAGTTGAAAGGAAACTAAAATAGATTGAGTCTGTAGCTTAAAGAAAAAGACGACTTCTTTAATGCCTCCTAAGTTGTGAATCTGAAAACTTTCTTCTCTCTCAACTATAAGTGGAAGCTATCATATGAGTATAGACCATTAATTCTTTCAATTCTAACCACATTTAAACTAAGGGTAAGACGAATTCCAACATGTCCACACTACAATCCCACCTCCTCGCCTATCCCTTCCCATCATCAGGTCACGTGATCCCCCTCATCGACTTTACCAAAAATCTAGTCACTCGCGGCGTACACGTCACCATTTTAGTAACTCCATCAACCCAAAACCTAGTCCCCACCAACTTTTCCCCTCTTCTCCAAACCCTCCTTCTTCCCGCACCTCAATTCCCAAACCCAAACCAAAACTGGCTCGTCAACGTCGTCTCTTTCATGCGCCAATATCATTACCCGATCCTCATTGAGTGGGCTCAGGCCCAACCTTTACCCCCTTCAGCCATCATCTCTGACTTCTTCCTTGGCTGGACTCACCATCTCGCACGTGACCTCCACGTGCCACACCTAGTCTTCTCCCCTTCTGGCGCCTTCGCATTCTCCGTCACTGTCTCCATGTGGCGCCTCTTACCTCAAAACGACAAACCGGAGGATCCCAATTTAGTCGTTTCGTTACCAAACCTACCGAATTCTCCAGTTTATCCCTGGTGGCAAATCTCTCACTTGTTTAGAGACAACAGAGGGGAACCAGATTGGGAGATCATAAAAAACGACTTTCTTCTTAATCTCGACGCTTGGGGCGTTGTTTTTAACTCTTTCGTTGATTTGGAAACAGATTACTTTGATCACTTGAAGAAAGAACTCGGGCACGAAAGAGTATGGACCGTAGGCCCAGTTTTGCCGCTTGAATCCGGTCCAGAAGAAAGAGGTGGATCCAGCACCGTCCCATGCAACGATCTCACCGCGTGGCTCGACGCACGCGACGACGGTTCAGTGGTTTATGTTTGCTTCGGAAGCCGAACGTTTCTCACGACTGCACAGATGGAAATACTGACAAGTGCCCTGGAGTTAAGTGGGGTCCAGTTCATATTATCGGTGAGAGGTCCGGATGTGCGACACGTGGCGCAAGATTGTAGCGGGATACCGAGTGGCTTCGCCGAACGGGTGAGGGATAAGGGGTTTGTGATTGAAGGGTGGGCCCCGCAGTTGGTGATTTTGGGCCACCGTGCAGTGGGCGCGTTTTTGACT contains:
- the LOC101501436 gene encoding calcium-binding protein KRP1-like, producing MTSQNQQSHFHDDLPFMANKLGGDGLIDELCNGFNLLKDSDKGVITFESLKKNSALLGLQGLSDEDLQSMLMEGDFDGDGTLNQMEFCVLMFRLSPELMEESKLWLEEALQQ
- the UGT89F1 gene encoding UDP-glycosyltransferase 89B2; amino-acid sequence: MSTLQSHLLAYPFPSSGHVIPLIDFTKNLVTRGVHVTILVTPSTQNLVPTNFSPLLQTLLLPAPQFPNPNQNWLVNVVSFMRQYHYPILIEWAQAQPLPPSAIISDFFLGWTHHLARDLHVPHLVFSPSGAFAFSVTVSMWRLLPQNDKPEDPNLVVSLPNLPNSPVYPWWQISHLFRDNRGEPDWEIIKNDFLLNLDAWGVVFNSFVDLETDYFDHLKKELGHERVWTVGPVLPLESGPEERGGSSTVPCNDLTAWLDARDDGSVVYVCFGSRTFLTTAQMEILTSALELSGVQFILSVRGPDVRHVAQDCSGIPSGFAERVRDKGFVIEGWAPQLVILGHRAVGAFLTHCGWNSVLEGLVSGVVMLTWPMGADQYTNAKLLVDQLGVAVRVAEGEEKVPEANEFAKRIKASLGKTKERVRAEELKDAALGSIKKSGSSQKQLDALVKELNEVKNHQ